The following are encoded in a window of Pedobacter cryoconitis genomic DNA:
- the ggt gene encoding gamma-glutamyltransferase, which translates to MKSKTSLSNLLLAPLCLGLIVSFTANASGQELNQFKHAAVVTAHPEASKVGVAIIKRGGNAIDAAIAVQFALAVVYPDAGNIGGGGFLVYRGKGGDSDALDYREKAPEKASRDMYLDAQGNAITDKSLYGALATGIPGTVDGMVKAYNKYGKLSWKKDIQPAIDLAQNGFQITAQQASELNGLKEGFLKYNKKPVAFVKDGLWKAGDLLRQPQLAKTLKLIRDNGRKGFYEGPVAAAIVASMQNTKGIITTKDLKDYQSVWRKTVTGKYKNYTVISMPPPSSGGISLITMLKQVSDYPLNKWGFQRDSTVQLMVEVERRAYADRATYLGDPDFFKVPQTALLSTTYINSRTKGIDFNKATPSSEVKPGTLPVKESEETTHYSIVDSEGNAVSATTTLNGSYGSLVVVDGGGFILNNEMDDFSVKPGTPNMYGLVGGEANSIVPGKRMLSSMTPTIVEEDGKLKMVVGTPGGSTIITSVFQTILNVLEFGKTMQQAVAAPRFHHQWLPDEVFVEQGAIDDATRIKLEYKGYKITERKPMGRVDAILIKSDGTLETGADPRGTDKGLGY; encoded by the coding sequence ATGAAATCAAAAACATCATTATCAAACCTGCTGCTGGCCCCTCTTTGCCTGGGACTGATAGTTTCCTTTACAGCAAACGCAAGCGGGCAGGAATTAAACCAATTCAAACACGCTGCGGTAGTTACAGCGCATCCCGAAGCCTCTAAGGTTGGCGTTGCGATCATTAAGCGCGGTGGAAATGCAATTGACGCAGCAATAGCCGTACAATTCGCTTTAGCTGTAGTTTATCCGGATGCCGGAAATATCGGTGGAGGTGGTTTCCTGGTTTACAGAGGAAAAGGCGGAGATTCAGATGCACTTGATTATAGAGAAAAAGCTCCTGAAAAAGCTTCCAGAGATATGTATCTCGATGCTCAGGGTAACGCAATTACAGATAAAAGCTTATACGGTGCATTAGCTACAGGAATTCCAGGAACTGTTGACGGGATGGTCAAAGCATACAATAAATATGGTAAACTAAGCTGGAAGAAAGATATTCAGCCTGCAATTGACCTGGCACAGAATGGATTCCAGATTACTGCTCAGCAAGCCTCAGAATTAAACGGCCTTAAAGAAGGATTCTTAAAATACAACAAAAAACCAGTAGCCTTTGTTAAAGACGGTTTATGGAAAGCCGGTGACTTATTAAGACAACCACAGCTGGCAAAAACCTTAAAACTGATCAGAGATAACGGTAGAAAAGGCTTTTACGAAGGACCAGTTGCAGCGGCAATTGTGGCCTCTATGCAAAACACCAAAGGTATAATCACTACAAAAGACCTCAAAGATTACCAGTCCGTATGGAGAAAAACCGTAACAGGTAAATACAAAAACTATACAGTGATCTCTATGCCTCCACCATCCAGCGGTGGTATTTCATTAATTACGATGTTAAAACAAGTAAGTGATTATCCCTTAAATAAATGGGGCTTTCAAAGAGATTCTACCGTTCAGCTAATGGTCGAAGTAGAACGCAGAGCCTATGCAGACCGCGCAACTTATTTAGGTGACCCTGACTTCTTTAAAGTCCCACAAACAGCCCTTTTAAGTACCACTTATATCAATTCCAGAACTAAAGGAATTGACTTTAACAAAGCTACCCCAAGCTCCGAGGTTAAACCCGGTACATTACCCGTAAAAGAAAGCGAAGAAACCACCCATTACTCCATCGTAGACAGCGAAGGGAACGCAGTATCTGCAACAACAACCCTAAACGGATCTTACGGCTCATTAGTTGTCGTAGACGGTGGTGGTTTTATCCTGAACAATGAAATGGATGATTTCTCTGTAAAACCAGGCACTCCAAACATGTATGGCTTAGTTGGCGGAGAAGCGAACTCAATTGTTCCCGGTAAAAGAATGCTAAGCTCAATGACCCCTACAATCGTTGAAGAAGACGGGAAACTAAAAATGGTAGTGGGTACACCCGGCGGATCAACCATTATCACTTCAGTTTTCCAGACGATCCTGAATGTACTTGAATTCGGCAAAACCATGCAACAAGCAGTTGCAGCCCCAAGATTCCATCACCAATGGCTACCTGATGAAGTTTTCGTAGAGCAAGGCGCTATCGATGACGCCACAAGAATTAAATTAGAATACAAAGGCTATAAAATAACAGAACGTAAGCCTATGGGCCGCGTAGATGCCATCCTGATTAAATCAGACGGAACCCTGGAAACAGGAGCAGACCCAAGAGGCACCGATAAAGGCCTCGGCTACTAG
- a CDS encoding NAD(P)H-dependent glycerol-3-phosphate dehydrogenase → MMIPRVAMIGGGSWATAVIKMLSDNLTEKEIYWWLRDTASIAHLKQYKHNPKYLSSVELRIPEDNISNDICEIIKQADYIVLNVPAAFLKESLRGVTPEMLAGKKIVSAIKGIVPDENQIIGEFMHEKFHVPLDDILVISGPCHAEEVALEKLSYLTIASINLETAGKFSRLLNTRYIKTNISDDIFGTEYAAVLKNIYAVASGICHGIGYGDNFQAVLISNAIREINRFVEAVHPINRDIKESAYLGDLLVTAYSQFSRNRTFGNMIGKGYTVKSAQLEMNMIAEGYYAASCMHVINKKYKVEMPICRAVYAVLYERHSPQIEMALLTEQLN, encoded by the coding sequence ATGATGATACCAAGAGTCGCAATGATTGGTGGCGGTAGTTGGGCAACTGCGGTCATAAAAATGCTTTCAGATAATCTTACTGAAAAAGAGATCTACTGGTGGCTGCGTGATACTGCATCAATTGCACACCTGAAGCAATACAAACACAATCCAAAATACCTGAGCTCTGTCGAGCTGAGAATACCAGAAGATAATATCTCTAATGATATCTGTGAAATTATTAAACAAGCAGATTATATCGTTCTGAATGTTCCGGCAGCCTTTCTTAAAGAATCCCTGCGTGGGGTTACGCCGGAAATGCTGGCTGGTAAAAAAATAGTTTCAGCAATTAAAGGAATTGTACCTGATGAAAATCAGATTATCGGTGAATTTATGCATGAAAAATTCCACGTTCCTTTGGATGATATTCTGGTGATCAGCGGGCCATGTCATGCTGAAGAGGTCGCGCTGGAAAAACTATCCTACCTGACTATAGCATCCATTAACCTGGAAACTGCCGGTAAATTCTCCAGATTATTAAATACAAGATATATCAAGACCAATATATCAGATGATATTTTCGGAACTGAATATGCTGCTGTATTAAAAAATATTTATGCAGTAGCCAGTGGAATCTGTCATGGAATAGGATATGGCGATAATTTTCAGGCCGTTTTAATTTCTAATGCGATCCGTGAAATCAACCGGTTTGTCGAAGCCGTACATCCAATTAACCGTGACATCAAAGAATCAGCTTACCTTGGAGATTTGCTGGTCACTGCCTATTCCCAATTTAGCCGTAACCGGACTTTTGGAAATATGATAGGGAAAGGATACACCGTTAAATCTGCCCAATTAGAGATGAATATGATTGCTGAAGGATATTACGCGGCAAGCTGTATGCATGTAATCAACAAAAAATATAAAGTGGAAATGCCAATTTGCCGGGCAGTGTACGCTGTCCTTTATGAGCGTCATTCTCCACAAATTGAAATGGCTTTATTAACTGAACAATTAAATTAA
- a CDS encoding TonB-dependent receptor, with the protein MKIKFYSIILILTAFALTTQAQTIRGTISDTSQTIIGATVSVVGTGQKAGTNATGKYQLKLAKAGTYTVVVSYIGYQTQQKKITIADNETKDLDFQLLSDHNNLENVVVLGSRSAPRSNLDTPVPVDVVDIKKITQNIPQVSLNQILNFVAPSFTSNVMSLTDGTDHIDPASLRGLGPDQVLVLINGKRRHTTALVNINGSLGKGSVGTDLNAIPTSAIKRVEILRDGAAAQYGSDAIAGVINIILNDDVNKLTANVSGGGYTGKHSDGLDGQTVQANVNYGVKLSDKGGFLNLAGSFDYRDFASRTTPYRGVIYSDYNNPGLYPTPTGIDITDAELARRGQTRSDFVPNIGQSKNRGGALFFNSVIPVAQDAEIYAFGGVNYRNGISNAFYRTPRQLNQNNAVIYPNGFLPEIITNSLDQSFAGGIRGKLGAWKTDFSNTIGRNVIDFKTANTVNASMLTASPTSFESGGYEFVQNTTNLDFTRFFESPLKGINVAFGFENRYENYKIKPGEEASWRNYGNALQVGVDGAGKPILIPDANGNISTRFAPNGAAYAGGAQGFPGISTANLTNESRNSFAAYGDVELNFTEKLLLDAAARFENYSDFGSTLNGKLAARYKFSDKFLFRAAASTGFRAPSLHQKYFSSTSSVYIDGNIVESGTFANDSRIAQLLGIPKLKQETSKSLSAGFTSNLGKLKITVDGYFIRINDRVIYTGQFTGNNSPTASPQDKEIYDLLRLANATTARFFANAVNTETKGLDVVFSYNTRLGAGNLRTDWATTFTKTAIVGPVHASPLLVGKESTYLDDASRILIEKVTPRVKSNITFDYTINKWNVFLRNVYFGKVSQPTNVVANRQELTGRVITDIGAGYNLTKNLKLTVGANNLFDVYPQELLLGSQGTSGILYPNQAPQFGFLGRYVFTRLSLNF; encoded by the coding sequence ATGAAAATTAAATTTTACTCAATTATTTTGATCCTTACCGCATTTGCACTGACCACGCAAGCACAGACTATACGCGGAACAATAAGCGACACCTCCCAAACTATTATAGGTGCTACAGTCTCGGTAGTGGGGACTGGTCAGAAAGCAGGTACAAATGCTACAGGAAAATATCAGCTTAAACTGGCAAAAGCAGGTACCTATACAGTGGTTGTTTCTTATATCGGTTATCAAACGCAGCAAAAGAAAATTACTATTGCAGACAATGAAACCAAAGACCTGGACTTCCAGTTACTATCGGATCATAATAACCTGGAAAATGTAGTGGTGCTGGGTTCCAGAAGTGCACCACGATCCAATTTAGATACCCCGGTTCCGGTTGATGTAGTAGATATTAAAAAAATCACTCAAAATATTCCGCAGGTTTCACTGAATCAGATCCTGAATTTCGTGGCCCCTTCCTTCACCTCCAATGTAATGAGCCTCACTGACGGGACAGATCACATTGACCCTGCATCCCTGCGTGGACTGGGCCCCGATCAGGTATTGGTTTTAATTAACGGAAAAAGAAGACATACCACTGCACTTGTTAATATTAATGGTAGTTTAGGAAAAGGATCAGTAGGTACAGATTTGAATGCCATTCCTACATCGGCCATTAAAAGAGTAGAAATTCTGCGTGACGGTGCTGCGGCACAATATGGATCTGATGCCATCGCAGGAGTAATCAATATCATCTTAAATGATGACGTTAATAAATTAACAGCCAACGTTTCTGGCGGTGGTTATACCGGTAAACATTCTGACGGTCTGGATGGACAAACTGTACAGGCTAACGTGAACTACGGTGTTAAACTAAGCGATAAAGGCGGCTTCTTAAACCTTGCCGGCTCATTTGATTACAGAGACTTTGCTTCGCGTACCACTCCATACCGCGGGGTTATTTATTCAGATTATAACAATCCCGGTTTATATCCAACACCTACAGGCATTGACATTACTGATGCTGAATTAGCCAGAAGAGGGCAGACCAGATCTGATTTTGTGCCAAACATAGGGCAGTCAAAAAACAGGGGAGGCGCTTTATTTTTTAACTCCGTAATTCCTGTTGCACAGGATGCCGAAATTTATGCCTTTGGAGGTGTAAACTATAGAAATGGTATTTCCAATGCCTTTTACCGTACCCCACGTCAACTTAACCAAAACAATGCAGTCATTTATCCAAATGGGTTTTTACCAGAAATTATAACCAATAGTCTGGATCAATCTTTTGCGGGAGGGATCAGGGGAAAATTAGGGGCATGGAAAACGGATTTCAGTAATACGATTGGTCGTAACGTGATTGACTTTAAAACGGCTAATACAGTAAATGCCTCTATGCTGACTGCTTCACCAACATCATTTGAATCTGGTGGTTATGAATTTGTTCAAAACACAACTAATTTAGACTTTACCCGTTTCTTTGAAAGCCCGTTAAAAGGTATCAACGTAGCTTTTGGATTTGAAAACAGGTACGAAAACTATAAAATTAAGCCAGGAGAAGAAGCTTCCTGGAGAAATTACGGCAATGCACTGCAAGTAGGTGTAGATGGTGCAGGCAAGCCAATCCTTATTCCAGATGCGAACGGTAATATCTCTACCCGTTTTGCACCTAATGGCGCTGCTTATGCTGGTGGAGCACAAGGTTTTCCCGGCATCAGTACGGCAAACCTGACTAATGAGTCCCGTAACTCATTTGCAGCCTATGGAGACGTAGAACTAAACTTCACAGAGAAACTATTACTGGATGCAGCAGCCCGGTTTGAGAATTACTCAGACTTCGGCTCCACATTAAATGGTAAACTGGCGGCGAGATACAAATTCTCTGATAAATTTCTGTTCCGTGCTGCGGCGAGTACAGGATTCAGAGCACCCTCACTTCACCAGAAATACTTTAGCTCTACTTCATCAGTTTATATCGACGGAAACATTGTAGAGTCAGGAACTTTTGCGAATGATAGCCGTATTGCACAATTGCTGGGTATCCCAAAACTAAAACAAGAAACCTCTAAAAGCTTAAGTGCTGGTTTCACTTCTAACCTTGGAAAACTAAAAATCACCGTTGATGGCTATTTTATCAGGATTAATGACCGTGTAATTTATACCGGACAGTTCACTGGTAACAATTCGCCAACCGCCTCCCCACAGGATAAAGAAATTTATGACCTGTTACGCCTGGCGAATGCAACAACGGCCAGATTCTTTGCAAACGCGGTAAATACAGAGACCAAAGGATTAGACGTGGTGTTCTCTTACAACACCCGTTTAGGCGCAGGTAACCTTAGAACAGACTGGGCTACAACCTTCACTAAAACCGCTATAGTTGGCCCTGTTCATGCCTCTCCACTACTGGTAGGAAAAGAAAGCACCTATCTGGATGATGCGAGCCGTATTCTGATTGAGAAAGTTACCCCACGTGTAAAATCTAATATCACTTTTGACTATACGATCAACAAATGGAATGTCTTTTTGCGGAATGTATACTTTGGAAAAGTTTCTCAGCCAACCAATGTAGTGGCTAACAGACAAGAACTTACAGGCAGGGTAATTACAGATATAGGCGCGGGTTACAACCTGACTAAAAACCTTAAACTCACAGTAGGGGCGAATAACCTCTTTGACGTTTACCCTCAGGAATTATTGCTGGGTTCTCAGGGTACTTCAGGTATCTTATATCCTAACCAGGCTCCTCAATTCGGGTTCCTTGGCAGATATGTATTTACAAGGCTCTCCCTTAACTTTTAA